A single genomic interval of Rhizobium leguminosarum bv. trifolii WSM1325 harbors:
- a CDS encoding Enoyl-CoA hydratase/isomerase (PFAM: Enoyl-CoA hydratase/isomerase~KEGG: ret:RHE_CH00356 enoyl-CoA hydratase): MAFETLIVETRGNVGLVTLNRPQALNALNSTVLKELKEAYAAFHADETVGAIVLTGSERAFAAGADIKEMQPLEFADIYKSDFISGWDEVAKARKPVIAAVSGFALGGGCELAMMCDFIIASETAKFGQPEITLGVIPGMGGSQRLTRAVGKAKAMDLILTGRMMDAAEAERSGLVSRVVAPERLLDEAFAAAEKIASLSRPSVLMAKEAVNRGFETTLEEGLRFERRLFHSLFATEDQKEGMAAFVEKRKPAFTHR, from the coding sequence ATGGCCTTTGAGACCCTGATCGTCGAAACCCGAGGCAATGTCGGCCTCGTCACGCTGAACCGCCCGCAGGCGCTGAACGCGCTGAATTCCACCGTCCTGAAGGAACTCAAAGAGGCCTACGCCGCCTTCCACGCCGACGAGACGGTCGGGGCGATCGTGCTGACCGGTTCCGAGCGCGCCTTTGCCGCCGGCGCCGATATCAAGGAGATGCAGCCGCTTGAGTTCGCCGATATCTATAAGAGTGATTTCATCAGCGGCTGGGATGAGGTCGCCAAGGCGCGCAAGCCGGTGATCGCTGCGGTCAGCGGCTTTGCCCTCGGCGGCGGCTGCGAGCTCGCCATGATGTGCGATTTCATCATCGCCTCGGAGACGGCGAAGTTCGGCCAACCGGAAATCACCCTGGGCGTCATTCCCGGGATGGGCGGCTCGCAGCGGCTGACGCGCGCTGTCGGCAAAGCGAAGGCGATGGATCTCATCCTGACCGGCCGCATGATGGATGCGGCCGAGGCGGAGCGATCGGGACTCGTTTCGCGTGTGGTCGCGCCCGAACGTTTGCTCGACGAGGCTTTTGCCGCGGCCGAAAAGATCGCTTCGCTTTCTCGTCCCTCGGTCTTGATGGCCAAGGAGGCGGTCAACCGCGGATTCGAGACGACGCTGGAGGAGGGCTTGCGTTTCGAACGCCGCCTGTTTCACAGTCTCTTTGCCACGGAAGACCAGAAAGAAGGCATGGCGGCCTTCGTCGAGAAGCGCAAACCGGCTTTTACGCACCGTTGA
- a CDS encoding ribosomal protein S20 (TIGRFAM: ribosomal protein S20~PFAM: ribosomal protein S20~KEGG: rec:RHECIAT_CH0000395 30S ribosomal protein S20) codes for MANTTSAKKATRKIARRTDVNKARRSRVRTFVRQVEEAIASGDAAKAKEAFLAAQPELARAASKGVLHANTASRKVSRLAARVKALSVTTTA; via the coding sequence ATGGCCAATACAACTTCGGCGAAAAAAGCGACCCGCAAGATCGCCCGCCGTACCGACGTCAATAAGGCTCGTCGCTCGCGCGTTCGTACTTTCGTTCGCCAGGTCGAAGAGGCCATCGCATCCGGTGACGCCGCCAAGGCGAAGGAAGCTTTCCTGGCTGCTCAGCCCGAGCTTGCCCGCGCCGCCAGCAAGGGCGTGCTGCATGCCAACACGGCATCGCGCAAGGTCTCGCGTCTGGCCGCTCGTGTGAAGGCTCTTTCGGTCACCACGACCGCGTAA